Part of the Armigeres subalbatus isolate Guangzhou_Male unplaced genomic scaffold, GZ_Asu_2 Contig1371, whole genome shotgun sequence genome is shown below.
TTTCTAGTATATGGATATGGACAATTGTTCATTTCAATCGCCTGCGTTTTTTCTAATGCATTGTGTATTTTTACAATTGACCATTTCTAGGTGAGCTGGAAACTTGGCTGTCATCTAGATGTGCTGTACCAGATGATGCTCGCGAGGCTTTCATAATCGGAAAAGACGTCGACCACGATAACAgaaaatttcggatcataatttCTTCGAAACGTATGCTCTCATACCTCTGTCGTTTTACAACGATCGCTGCTGATTGCACATTTAAAATCACTATGCAGGGGTATCCACTTCTTGTAATCTGCATAATCGATCAAATGAGAAAAGCGCACCCTGTTGCATTTGCTTGCATCACCAATCAGGAGCAAATCGATTATACGTTCGTTTTCCAGACCCTTGTTTCCGCGGCTGTAAATCAAGGTGGAGATGTCAGAGTTGCTAATTTCCTTAGTGACGGGGAACTGGCGCTAAAGAACGCGGCGCGTTGCGTCTTCGGACAAGCTGTCGTGCTACTTAACTGTTATTTTCATGTCAAGGAAAATATAATCAAACACTTCAAAAGCACCCCTGAGATGCCTATAGAGGTTCAGGAGCAGCTGAAGCGGGAAGTGGCGCTATTGCAAATAGCACCAACCAAAAGACATTTTGGTGCCGCATTGAGCTATTTATAGCGAAGTATAGTATTTACGAATCGTTCACAGCGTTTTTCGATAAGTACGCTCACAATGAAAAGTATTCGAATGGTACGAAGCGGCTCTGCCAGGAGTGCCTGCTACCAATAATGGTGTGGAAGCGATCAACAAATCGATTAAGTACAATTATTTGAAGCGCCATAAAGAGCCTTTCTCGGCATTTAAAGAGCAAATAATGCGTATTACAGAAGCGTACAGCGACCCAGATCGTTTAGTGGTATCGGAGAGGCAAGTAGCTCTCGCCGATGAAAGGAAAGCTTTCGAATACCTTAAGACAGCCAAAAAGTTGCGAACAGTAATCCAAAACCATCAAGGCAGAGTATTCGTTTATCTCCCGGGAAGGGAGTTAACGAAGTGACACAGCTGGACATCGAAAATTTTGAGAACCCTGAATATACTTCCCTTGATGCCTACATGGAGGAGCTGGGTAAAGTTGCCCGTGTGGAGGTTACAGGGAGTAGATTCACGGCATGGATCTGCACGTGTAAAAACTTCTTTAAAACTAATGGGTGCGCCCATATACTGGTCGTTGCTGTTAAAAGGAAATGCTATACTCTCCGGGCTGAAGCTTAACACCGAAATATTATCTTCGAAGAAGCCATGTGGACGGCCAAAATTTATCACGAAAGCACTGTGTAGAGACTAATATCAGTGAAGCAGTAGCCGAACGTCATTGGTAATAAAAGTCTCTAgacaaaattttataaattgtcATTGTTAATTACATTTGatatttcaattaataacagtCCATATTTCGCTCCTATATTCGTATTTGAAAAACATCGTTCATTctgaactaaactaaaactaaactaaaactaaactaaaactaaactaaaactaaactaaaactaaaccaaaaccaaaccaaaccaaaccaaactaaaccaaaccaaaactaaaaccaaaccaaaccaaaccaaaccaaatccaaaacaaaccaaaacccacttaaaatcaaatcaaaaccaaaccaaaaccaaaaccaaaccaaaccaaaaccaaaccaaaaaccaaaccaaaactaaaccaaaccaaaccaaactaaACCAAactaaaccaaaccaaaaccaaaccaaaccaaaccaaaccaaaaccaaaccaaaccaaaaccaaaccaaaccaaaccaaaccaaaaccaaaccaaaccaaaccaaaccaaaccaaaaccaaaccaaaaccaaaccaaaaccaaaccaaaaccaaaccaaaaccaaaccaaaccaaaccaaaaccaaaccaaaaccaaaccaaaccaaaccaaaccaaaccaaaccaaaaccaaaaccaaaccaaaccaaaccaaaccaaaccaaaaccaaaaccaaaccaaaccaaaaccaacccaaaaccaaaccaaaccaacccaaacccaaaccaaaaccaaacaaaaaccaaaccaaaccaaaacccacaccaaacacaaaaaaaaacaaacccaaacccaacccaaaaacaaccaaaaaccaacccaaaaccaaacccaacccaaaccaaacccaaacccaaaccaaaccaaacccaaccccaaaccaacccaaaccccaccccaaaccaaaccaaaaccaaaccaaaccccaACCACAACCAaacccaaaaccaaaccaaaacccaacccaaaccaaaccaaaaacaaacccaaaacaaaaccaaatccaacccaaaacaaaaccaaaacaaacccaaaccaaaccaaaaccaaaaccaaaacaaaacacaaacaaaccaaaaaccaaccaaaatcaaaacaaaaccaaactaaaaaacaaaccaaaccaaaccaaaaccaaaccaaaaccaaaccaaaaccaaaccaaaaccaaaccaaaaaccaaaccaaaaccaaaccaaaaccaaaccaaaccaaaccaaaaccaaaccaaaccaaaccaaaaccaaaccaaacccaaaccaaaaccaatccaaaaccaaaccaaaaccaaacccaaaccaatccaaaaccaaatcaaaacccaaaccaacccaatccaaaaccaaaccaaaaccaatccaaatccaaaccaaaccaaaacccaaCTCAAaacaaacccaaaccaaaccaaaaccaaacccaacccaaccccaacccaaaaccaaaccaaaaccaaccaaaaccaaacaaaaaccaaacccaaaccaaacccaaacccaacccaaacccaaccaaatcccaaaccaaacccaaaccaaaccaaaaccaatcccaaatcaaatccaaatcaaaccaaaaccaaaaccaaaaccaatccaaaacaaatccaatcccaaacaaaaccaaaaccaaaccaaaaccaaaccaaaaccaaaccaaaaccaaacaaaatacaaaacaaaaccaaaccaaaaccaatccaaaaccaaaccaaaccaaaccaaaccaaaccaaaaccaaaccaaaaccaaattaaaaccaaaaccaaaccaaccccaaaaaaaaccaaaaacaaaccaaaaccaaaccaaaaccaaactaaaaaccaaaccaaaactaactaaaactaaactaaaactaaactaaaactaaactaaaactaaactaaaactaaactaaaactaaactaaaactaaactaaaactaaaccaaaactaaaactaaactaactaAACTTTGACTTTCTCTTGTTCACgtactttttttctcatttaaaaaagtttcaaaCAGTAGATGTGTAAGTTCTTGAATCAGCCTTTTGACCTGCTGTACGAACTGTAGACGAGACGTATTATTACGTAGATGAGTAGAACCcgtcaattttaaaaatgcactcaACAACAAAACATACACGATTGGGTATACATCATAACGTATTAAAATTGCAAACATTTGCACGATCAGTGACGGttcaatttttccattttttttttatatcagaCAGAATCAATAAAGACGTAGTCATACGTAACAAAAATAGAATGATCAAACCGCAAGTAGATAATTATTGTAGCGGGAtagccacaaaaaaaaaatttcttatgaGTTTGTACATGAACAAGACAGTATTTTCGAAAACCAAAACATCAAAAATTCAACAGATATTACGTGAAAACGGaaaaacattatttaaaaggTTTAATAATAAATAGATATTTTCTAGCAGTTTTATTCAAAACTATGAATGCAACTAACATTTGAACGCTTACAATATGAATGAATATATAATTTTAAACAACACAAAATCCAGTACATCCACTACATCATCCACTACTAAGGATGAATGTTGTCTTATTTTATACGAAATGTAAAATACTCAAATAGTCAGATCCACCAACCTGTTTGGAAACATAGTTTATTATGCTGTGGGTTGAAACCATTTTTAGATGCCTACAATTTCAGTTTAAATGTTTTTGTTCAACCTTTCCTTTTGAGGCAAATAATAATCTTTCGTTTTAGGTGCGTTCTGTGGTTGGAATGTTGACTAATTACGAGAAAGGCAGAATTACTTAGGGTTTTTATATAGAGTTAAATAATTACACATTCACATTCTTTGATGAAACAATTCATCTAACAACCAACTATCACTGGAACTAATGCATTTGAGATTGAATACCAAATACTCTATATCTATCAATATAGCCCAATAccgaaaacaaaatacaaaaaaagaTCAAACCTTTTTCGTTAACTTCacattataattattgaaattcttctgtgaaatattatttaaattttataaaaaacaaaaaagtagtacaatttaaaagaaaatgaaTATATAATTGACGAAATCAAAAGGTAAAATGTGATATAAGATATACGAAATATTGCTCGTAATGTTATTTTCAACATATTGACAATATAGTAACTACTGAAAATAAGGCAAAATAAGCACAGTAAACATTAAAAGACGATGAACTATAAAATAATCgctaattattattttaaatattcaaagCGACTTTCTATCAGATTGTCCCAATGCTTACAATAAGGTCTAGCTCGCTGTAACACTACCATTATGGTACCTCGTCATTCACAATTGGCGCCAGACTCAGTGGTCTAACAACTCTTGCGCGCTAATGGCATAGTTCCCCTGCCGCTTAAAGAGTTGCCACACATGATGTTCAGGTCAGCCGAGGTCAGTAATCTGACTGGTGAAGCACGAGAGTTAAGCTATGACCAAAGTATACGCATTATGTTAACAAATCTTTTAGATTCggttgatttgaatatttgaggTAATTGTAATGCGATCTTAGCGTTTGAACATCAATGTATTCGTTGCTTATTATGTCTTATAGCGTCAAGAACAAGCTCTAAATACAATTTTCGTTAAATCTATAGTTTATTGTGCCAGTGCATAAATAATATGGGAGCATTTTTTGGTATCCTTTATCAATAACGCGTTTAAACCAGATTGATTAAGTTCAAAATCAATTATTATTATATGCACCACAAAGGTTCGGTTGGATCAATTCACCTATATTATCATATGACCCTCGCTTTTTATTATACGAATATTAACATTAAATAACTTTTCAAGGACACTATTTGTTAATCATTTATCAACAAATAAAATCTATTCCATAGAACtgttaaaaaacattttttttacgatCTGTCATGGAAGCTACGTCAACgtaaaatattttcaacaaaataccaaatttagataaaaatactaattttgtAATTGTCAGATTATCGACGAGAAACTTCTAGATTTATAATaaaacgtgtaaaaaaaatcatgaaatctaAGCTTCTTGTATTTTGaacatccgaaaattccataaaCGTCCAGTTCTTATACACCAGTACATTCATTCTGGCACTCTCATTCTTGTTTAATAGGCTCGAAAGTTTGAAAGCGTCATTCATACGTAAACAAGACTAAGGGTGACCATTTTATTTAAGTTTGCACTTTCTGAACAGTTTTACCAGATCATGTAAGACATTTTTAAGTtgcaaatttgtatggaaaacgaATTCACTTTGATGGAAAATACGCATTACTTCATGGTTCATACCAATATTGTTTATGGATCGGACTTCATATCTTATGGATCATTCGTATGTTTTTAGGGACACTTTGTATCTATTACCGAACATATTTTTGAGGGGTCCATCAATTGCGATGATTCATTGCTGCCGTTATTAGGATTTGTAGTGTAACCCTGTATTGGTTTTAACGATCGAACAATACTATTTCATGGCTCATCACTATGCAATTTTATTGCTCATTTCTATATTTTCCATGgaacaaaaaaacaatttaagtaTGCGTTTTGACTTATATCATGGAACATTTGCTTTATTTTTATGTTACATTCTTGTTGAAGTGTGGAAAATACCTTgcaaatctatggatcattccAATATACATTAAAGTAATTTTTTCGGTTTTACTGGAACATTATCATTAAATTTATTGCGCAGAAGCAAGTACTTTATGGATCATCTGGGATTCTCTTATGGGTATTTTGGTTAAATATGccgatattttttcaaaatttgaccCACAGAAAAACCTCATTTTATTGCTATATTTTGCATGAACCATGGATCGTTTTACACTGCCTTATGGATCATCGACCCTTTTttatggattttcattttcaatctatggatcaaaaaacatattttcatggaTCATTTTGTATTTCTTTGTGGATCATTTGTACTTTTTTATGTGTAAAAGTACATTTTCCCCTTCGAAGCTGTCCTTGACGATAGGAGCGGCGAACGAAGAATCGTGCCATTAACTAAACTAAAGTTGCGAAGTGGGAGGCGGCTGGACGCAAGGCCTccggttttgcctttctcgtatactaagtatacggtaaaggctatatgatcgctccaaaaacaaactttttatagaaggcccagagacccatagtgttatataccaatcgactcagttcgacgaattgaggtgatgtctgtgtgtgtgtgtgtgtgtgtgtgtgtgtgtgtgtgtgtgtgtgtgtgtgtgtgtgtgtgtgtgtgtgtgtgtgtgtgtgtgtgtgtgtgtgtgtgcgcacaaaacgacgcaaaaaatgtcactcattttttaggcacttatcctcaaccgatttgctcgcaacaaattgcattcgacgcagaatcctttcccattgtttcctattgaaaattggccaggtcggactatgggatcagaagttatggccaaaatacaaatttatacgtaaaaatcgcgtaaaaaatgtcactcatttttcgggcacttatcctcaaccgatttgcttgcaacaaattgcattcgacgcagaatcctttcccattgtttcctattgaaaattggccaggtcggactatgggatcggaagttatggccaaaatacaaatttatacgtaaaaatcgcgtaaaaaatgtcactcatttttcgggcacttatcctcaaccgatttgctcgcaacaaattgcattcgacgcagaatcctttcccattcccaatcccattgaattccaccacttaattgtatcttgacagatacgtatttcgacctcaaatgtaaggccgtcttcagtgtctcgtacttgactcgactacgagacactgaagacggccttacatttgaggtcgaaatacgtatctgtcaagatacaattaagtggtggaattcaatgggattgtactaactcgtcttatgacaagtgaagacattccactaaaaagctcaaaataattttcttacctttcccattgtttcctattgaaaattgaccaggtcggactatgggatcggaagttatggccaaaccacctttttgcctttctcgtatactaagtatacggtaaaggctatatgatcgctccaaaaacaaactttttatagaaggcccggagacccatagtgttatataccaatcgactcagttcgacgaattgaggtgatgtctgtgtgtgtgtgagtgtgtgtgtgtgtgtgtgtgtgtgtgtgtgtgtgtgtgtgtgtgtgtgtgtgtgtgtgtgtgtgtgtgtgtgtgtgtgtgtgtgtgtgtgtgtgtgtgtgtgtgtgtgtgtgtgtgtgtgtatgtgtgtgtgtgtgtgtgtgtgtgtgtgtgcgcaaaactactcaaaaaatgtcactcatttttcgggcacttatccttaaccgatttgctagcaacaagttgcattcgacgcagaatcctgtcccattgtttcctatttgaaattggccagatcggactatgggatcgaaagttatggccaaaatacaaattcatacgaaaaaatcacgtaaaaaatgtcactcatttttcgggcacttatccttaaccaatttgctcacaacaagttgcattcgacgcagaatcctgtcccattgtttcctttttgaaattggccagatcggactatgggatcaaaagttaaggccaaaatacaaattcatacgaaaaaatcacgtaaaaaatgtcactcattttttgggcacttatccttaaccaatttgctcacaacaagttgcattcgacgcataattctgtcccattgtttcctattgaaaattggccatatcggactatgggatcggaagttatgaccaaaacacaaatttatacgtaaaaatcgcgtaaaaaatgtcactcatttttcgggcacttatcctcaaccgatttgctcgcaacagacTGCATTCgccgcaaaatcctgtcccattgtttcctattgaaaattggccaggtcggactatgggatctaaagttatgaccaaaaaatgtcactcatttttcaggcacttatcctcaatcgaattgctcgcaacaaattgcattcgacgcagaatcctgtcccattatttcctattgaaaattggccagatcggactatgggatcggaagttatggtcaaaataccttttttattAGAAGACTTACAAAAAGTCACCTATTTTTTTGGACATCTAACCTTGGTCGATTTACACGCaactagttgcattcgacgcaaaattctgtctcattatttcctattgaaaattggccagatcggaccatgggatcggaagttatagcTAAAACGCaaacttttacgaaaaaatcgcgtaaagaatgtcactcaatttttaggcatttatctctagctgatttgctcgcaacaagttacatttgacgcataatcctgtcccaatgtgtcctatttgaaattggccagatcgaactatgggatcggaagttatggccaaaacaccatTTTCGCCTTTTGCCTACAAAGTATACGAAAAggttatatgttcgctccaaaactaaacttttacagaaggcctggagttccatagtgttatataccaatcgactcagctcgacgaactaagatggtgtctctgtgtgtgtatgtgtgtgtgtgtgcgcgcaccaaaagtgcgaaagtttagctcactttttttggtacttatccaaaaccaattcaCTTACAACAATTTCCgctcgacgcggaatcctgccgtattgttttatattgaaaatttggaagattggattatgggcacagaaattatggccaaaacactttGTGTTTTAAAAAAGGCGCGTAGAAAAGCCTAGCTCACTTTCAATGCACGTACcctcgatttactcacaacaaattgcattggacgcggaatcctgttctattattttctattgaaaatttgccagattggactattaccttagaaattggccataatttttgcctttcctgtgcaacaaagttgtaccgaaaggctataatttctctccgaaaacgatctatcggatgcttccacactgatacgcttccctccctcttcatacgggagtttggcagaaggacggtcatgagatttatatcataacaaatattgctctCCGctcgatgggaatgacattttcgttttctttttgtgtagtcggagcttcagtttaacaaacatccaaaagtaatatcctcaaaatatatgactgggtaaaataaaacatgggtatgtacgtcaaaaagattagaaaaggaaaaaaattgtcgaaattcttattagcatattgaagatcaagttgaaaaccgaaccgaggtctcgcgacaatcgcattttctcgcatttccggatgttgcaactgcatcgcgagtagtgcgcatctgtGCCATAATcgtgcaccactcgcgatgcagttgcgacatccgggaatgggacaaaatatgattttcggttttcaactggaactacAACATCTTTGCTTGaaaaaatccgattttcatagaatggacaaagatttttttttcttttttactcctagctactagctcatctattttcaagcacacattttacgaaggtcgagaaaggcaccatcaccgctaggtggattaatctggttttatAGAGAGAGCTGCGTCGACGGATGTCGCGCTTCCCGGGTCGATTTTCCCCTCCAGACAAGAGACAATGTACCTCCGCACGGTTTAGCCTCATTTGTTTCGGTCACCCGTGATGGAAAGAACCCCTGCCTTTGGTTTCAACCCGGCGTCGGGGTACGCCAGGCGACGTATTTCTGCGATAATCTAGAGGCAGAACAAGTACCACATCTTTCCAATCCGATAGTGCTCCAAAAACTAGTGGATAAACCTCCCGTAAATCTGAAGCTGGACTGGTTCACATTCAAATGGCAGTTCCCAGTAGTCGACCTCCGTATATTAAATGGATGTATAGTGAACTTGGTTTCTATACCTGCGAAAGTCATGTTTTCATTGCATCCAAAGGGAACGCGTCGGAGAAGGAAGAGAAGCTGAAAGGAGTAAGCTGCTTGGTTTGCGGAAAACCGGATCATCGTGTGAGGAATGCAACATTTTCAAGAAGATGGATCGGGATGATCTCTAAAGAGCTGTACTACCTCGCATCTGTCCTGAGCACTTACGTAATACAGATACCGTTAGGTCATGCGAGTGAGTTAATGGCGACGAATGTCCACCTTAAGTTGGCAATCTACGGATTGATCCCGAACTGGTCAACTAAGCCAGGTGTAACATGCCCGTTTGCGGTTGCGGTTCCATCAAGAGTTTGCATGGGCTGGTCAAGCAGTATTATTTGATCCTGCCATGTTCGAGAGTGACAAATGTCAAATAGTGCAATACCACAGAAGGGTACATCCACAAAGCGACGACAGTGGAGTTGGCCGCAGTTGATCCACAAAAGATAAAACATCAAAAACACCAAGCAATATCAGAATCGTGTGAGATACAGCAACAATATTGGACGCCAAAAAAGGAGTAAAACCAAAGGTGGCACCTCTCCATTTCCAGTTTGGAGCTCCAGAGGCTGTATTGGTTGATGAAAACGGAATGCAACAGTCGCCGACTGTCAATTTCGCTGCGAGTGTTTTGGGCCGACTCCGATCATCGACGCTAACGACAAGTCGTCACCTGcagaaaaggcaaaaaattctcCAAATCCAACCTCCAGGAGTGCACCGTCGAAGATCAACGTCGCAAATGACGGAACCGCGTGGAAAAGTGGCTCAAATCCACAAGAAACCATGTCGCGTTATCCTAGTGATGCAGCAGAGTGATGTCATCGAATGGAGTCGCTTTCACAAGTTCGGAAAGCTCAGGCGAACAGTCACCAATATATTCATCGCTTTGTGGACAACTGCCAGCAGAACATTTTGAAGAAAGAACTCGTCCTGGCTGAGGtgcaattttcagaggaaatatACAAATTTTCGCCGTCTATTGTCGAATTTGCGGTGTTGTTTGGCTGGACACTCGCATCACTGGGGCAGTTTTCGTACCGTACGACACCAAATTTGCATTCATCAATCCGAAAGGACATCGCCTAGCCAACCTGGTAGTCGATTGGTACCAATATCGTGCGAAAATTGTCTAAAATGTGTACGCAATGCAAAGTATTAAAAGCGAAACTGATATGTTCACGAGAGACTCCTTTTTTCAAGTCGCGACTGAGCCCGCATACTCGGTCGTTTAGCTTCGGCAGACTGGACTTCTTTGGTCCAACTGAGTGAAGGATGGGCGATCTTCGGTCAAGGGATGGATGGCGTTATTTACATGCCTTATCACCAAAGCCGCCCATGTAGAGTGGGGTCATCCAGGCGTGCGGCGACGTGCAAAATGAGATATCGGCAATTCATGGGTGCAAAGAAGTGTTCCTTTAGAGATCCAACATCGATTCCAATTTCCTTGGTTCCAAATGttctttctaaaaaaaaataaccagTGAACCTGGCCaaaacacattttttgtacCCTTatgctgcc
Proteins encoded:
- the LOC134202719 gene encoding uncharacterized protein LOC134202719, translated to MRYYNCSRIKVRAKPQCTRQLLAFIPNTTGDVSVSAKGQHSCHEAPAENLARSKLATGDKQLIDKLVGSGIPSMHIKLQLQANNGNFAKGSLNYAVKSSREKLFGTGTMSFGELETWLSSRCAVPDDAREAFIIGKDVDHDNRKFRIIISSKRMLSYLCRFTTIAADCTFKITMQGYPLLVICIIDQMRKAHPVAFACITNQEQIDYTFVFQTLVSAAVNQGGDVRVANFLSDGELALKNAARCVFGQAVVLLNCYFHVKENIIKHFKSTPEMPIEVQEQLKREVALLQIAPTKRHFGAALSYL